The DNA sequence GACGTCGGCCTGTTCGACAAGACCGTGGAGGTGTCGCTGCGCGGGTACTGGTTCATGTCGGCCGAGGCGGCCAAGCTGATGAAGACCCACGGTGGCGGCAGTATCGTCAACATCGCCTCGGTCGCGGCGCTGCACCCGGACCGCATGCTGAGCCTGTACTCCACGCTCAAGACCGCGCTGATCGGCATGAGCCGTTCGTTCGCGTACGAGTACGGCCACGAGGGCATCCGCGCCAACACCATCCTGCCCGGCGTGTTCCCGACCAAGCTGGCCGACGCCTTCGACGAGAAGGCGCGCCGCAAGATCCTGGACAAGACCGTGCTCGGCCGCTTCGGCAAGGTGGAGGAGATCGGCTACGCCGTGACCTACCTGTGCTCCGACGCCGGTGCCTACGTGACCGGGGCCAACCTGGTCGTCGACGGTGGCATGACCATCGGGCTGATGTGACATGGGCGCGCGCCTGCAAGGCAAGGTCGCCCTGGTGACCGGGGCGGGCGGCGGCATCGGCCGCAGCATCGCGCAGCGGCTGGCCGCCGAGGGCGCGGCGCTGGTGCTGCTGGACCTGCACGACGACGCGATGGGCGAGCTGGCCGAGGCGCTGCGCCGTGGCGGCACGCCGGTGTCCACGCACTGCGCCGATGTCGCCGACGCGCAGCAGGTGCGCGCGGCGGTCGAGGCGGCCCGCGCAGCGCTCGGGCCGGTCGACTGCCTGGTCAACAACGCCGGGCTCACCGCGGTGATCGCGCCACTGGAGCGCATGGGCGACGAGGACTGGGCGCGCGAGCTGGCGGTCAACCTGACCGGGCCGTTCCACCTGATCCGGGCCGTGCTGCCGGACATGGTGGCGCGCCGCTGGGGGCGCATCGTGAACATCTCGTCGGCCGCGGCACGCGGCGGGCTGTTCCGGCAGGCGGGCTACTCGGCGTCCAAGTCGGGCCTGCTGGGGCTGACGCGCAACGTGACGCTGGAGTACGCCGCACAGGGCATCACCTGCAACGCCATCCTGCCCGGCCTGATCGCCACCCCGACCGTCGAGAAGCTGCCGCCGCCCGTCTTCGACTACGCGATGAGCACGACGCCGGCGCGCCGCCCCGGCCGCACCGAGGAAGTCGCCGCACTGGTGGCGTTCCTGTGCTCCGACGAGGCGGCTTACCTCAACGGGGCCGAGATCGACATCGACGGTGGCTCGCGCCTGTGCCCCGCCGTGCTGGGCAGCACGCGCGAGGTTGCCGAGCGGCTCGCGCTCGCCCAAGGACAACACCGAACCGCATGAGTGACATCGACCTGGCTTCCCTGCTCACCTGGATCGGCCGCAGCGAGCGCGCCGAGGAGGTGCTGAGCCCGGTGCCGGCGCAATGCCTGGCCGCCACCCTCAGCCTGCCGGAGGCGCTGCATCCCCGAGGGCACCTGCCGCTGCCGTGGCACTGGCTGCATTTCCCCGACCTCACGCCCACCGACCGGCTCGGCGACGACGGCGCCCCGCGCGAGCAGGCCCTGCTGCCGCCGGTGCCGCTGGAGCAGGTGATGTGGGCGGGCGCCTCGCTCGAATCCCGCCGGCCGCTGCGCACCGGCGTGGCGACGCAGCGCGAGTCGACGCTGGCCGACCTGTCGGTCAAGCAGGGCCGCCGCGGCACCATGGTGTTCGTCACCACCGAGCACCGCTATGCGCAGGAAGGCGCGCTGGCGCTGGTCGAGCGCGTCAACCTGGTGTTCCTCGGGGCGGCCAACGGCAGCACCCGCGAGACGCCGGCGCCTGCAGCCGCCCGCCGGCGCGAGTGGCTGGTGAACGAGGTGGTGCTGTTCCGCTACTCGGCGCTGACCTTCAACCCGCACCGCATCCACTACGACCTGCCGTACGCGACCCAGGCCGGCGGCTACCCGGGGCTGGTGGTGCACGGGCCGCTGCAGGCCACGCTGCTGGCCGAGACCTTCCGTGCCTGGCACCCGGACCGCACGGTGCGCCGCGCCGAGTTCCGCGCCCGAGCTCCGCTGTTCCTCGGCACGCCGGTGGTGGTCGAGGCCGAGCCGCTGCAGGGCGACACCTGCCGGCTGTGGACGCGCTCCAGCGGCGGCGGGGTCGCGATGGAGTGCGCCATCACCAGCGACCCCGCGGCGGAGGCGCGCGCATGACCGACCTGGAGCAGATCGCGCAAGGGCTGCTGGCCGCGGTGCGCCGGGGCCTGCCCGACGCGCGCGAGATCGCCGGCCTGCGCGCGCTGCCGGGTGGCGCCAGCCAGGAGACCTGGGCCTTCGACGCGGTGACGGGCGAGGCGCGCGTGCCGTTGATCCTGCGCCGCTCGCCGCCGGGATCGCGCCTGCCGGCCGAGGCCATCGGGCTGGAGAACGAGGCCGCGTTGCTGCAGGAGGTGCGCGCCCACGACGTGCCGGTGCCCTACGTGCTGTCGGTGCTGCGCGAGGACGACGGCATCGGGCGCGGCTACGTGATGGAGCGGGTGGCAGGCGAGGCGAACTCGCGCCGCATCCTGCGCGACGAGCGCTACGCGCAGGCGCGCGAGCAGCTCGCGTTCCAGTGCGGACAGGCGCTGGCGCGCTTCCACCGCGTCGCGCTGGACCGGCTGCCCGCGCTGCGCCGCGGGCAGGCGCGCGAGGAGGTGGCCTACTACCGCCGGCGCCACGCCACGGTCGGCACGCCGCGCCCGGTGTTCGAGCTGGCGTTCCAGTGGCTGGAGCGCCACCTGCCCGAGACGCCGGTGGCCGATGCGCTGGTGCACGGCGACTTCCGCAACGGGAACATCCTGGTCGACGAGCAGGGCCTGCGCGCGATCCTGGACTGGGAGATCGCGCACTTCGGCGACCCGATGGAAGACCTCGGCTGGATGTGCGTGAACTCGTGGCGCTACGGGCGCGAGCTGCCGGTCGGCGGCTTCGGCACGCGCGAGCAGCTGTTCGCCGGCTACGAGGCCGCGGGCGGGACGGTCGACCCGCAGCGCGTGCGTTTCTGGGAGGTGTTCGGCACGCTCAAGTGGGGCGTGATCTGCGAGGGCATGGCCGAGTCCTACCAGAGCGGCGACGTGCGCACCGTCGAGCGTGCCGCGGTGGGCCGGCGTGCCTCCGAAGCCGAGATCGACCTGCTGGTGCTGCTGCAGGAGGACTGCCGCCATGCGTGAACAACCCCGGGCCGCCGAGCTGATCCAGGCGGTGGCCGATTTCCTGCGCGACGACGCGCTGCCGCGCCTGGACGGGCTGACGGCCTTCCACATGCGCGTCGCGGTCTCGGTGCTCGAGATCGTGCGCCGCGAGCTCGAGCTGGGCCCGGCCGCCGACGCGCGCGAGCAGGCGCGCCTGGCCGCGCTGCTGGGCCACGACGGCGACCTGGAGCGCCTCAACGAGGAGCTGTGCGCGCGCATCGCCGACGGCACCTACACGCCGCAGCACGAGGCGCTGATGCAGCACCTGACGGCCACGGTGCTGGACAAGCTGGCGGTCGACCAGCCGGGCTACGCGACCTTCCGGCGCCTGCAGGGCGGCACCTCGCCGCCGGGCTGAGGCCCGCGGCCGGCACGGAAGACGCATTCATGGGACAGTGCGGTCGTGGGGAGGGCGGCGATGCGCCTGCCACCGGTTCCCACCCACCGAAAGAGGAAGAGAAGAAGGAGACAACATGCCTGTCGTGAACGGAGTTTCACACTGGGTCCCCCCCGCCGAGGAACATGCCCTCGTGCGGGACATGACGGTCGGCCAGCTGCTCGACGAGGCGGTCGAGCGCGGCCCGCAGCGCGAGGCGCTGGTCTATTGCGCGTACGAGGACCGCGGCCTGTCGGTGCGCTGGACCTACGAGGAGTTCCGCGCGCGCAGCCTGCAGGTGGCGCGTGCGCTGATCGCCGCCGGCATCGGGCACGGCGAGCGCGTCGCGGTGTGGGCCACCAACGTGCCCGAGTGGCTGCTGCTGGAGTTCGGCGCGGCCTACTGCGGCGTGGTGCTGGTGCCGATCAACCCGCTGTTGCGCACCCATGAGGTGGCCTACGTGCTGCGCACTGCCGGCGCGAGCGCCTGCTTCCTGCAGCCGGAGAACCGCGGCAGCTCGCTGTGGGACATGCTGGACGAGGCCGCGCGCGACATCCCGACGCTGCGACTGCGCGTGGCGATCGGCCAGGCGCCGGACGACAAGGGCCTGGGCTGGGACGACTGGCTGGCGCGCGGCGCCGGCGTCGACGACGCGACGCTGCAGGCCCGGCGCGAGGCCGTTACGCCCGACGACACGGTGCAGATCCAGTTCACCTCCGGCACCACCGGCTTCCCGAAGGGCGCGGTGCTGCGCCACCGCGGCGTGGTCAACGACGGGCGCCTGTTCGCGCGCCGCGCGGCGCTGCGCGAGGGCAGCCGCTACGTGAACCCGATGCCGCTGTTCCATTGCGGCGGCTGCGTGATCGCGACGCTGGGCGCCGTGGCCACCTGCAGCACGCACTACCCGATCGTCACCTTCGAGGCCGACCGGGTCGCGCGCACCATTGCCGGCGAGCGCGCCAACGGCTTCTCGGGCGTGCCGACCATGCT is a window from the Caldimonas thermodepolymerans genome containing:
- a CDS encoding glucose 1-dehydrogenase, with protein sequence MTQKKNPFDLSGKVALVTGSTMGIGEGTARVLAEQGAQVIISSRKQDQCDAVATAFREQGLKADGKACHIGRMDDIAAMYAYIRERYGRLDILVNNAVLSPWRTIEDTDVGLFDKTVEVSLRGYWFMSAEAAKLMKTHGGGSIVNIASVAALHPDRMLSLYSTLKTALIGMSRSFAYEYGHEGIRANTILPGVFPTKLADAFDEKARRKILDKTVLGRFGKVEEIGYAVTYLCSDAGAYVTGANLVVDGGMTIGLM
- a CDS encoding SDR family NAD(P)-dependent oxidoreductase, with translation MGARLQGKVALVTGAGGGIGRSIAQRLAAEGAALVLLDLHDDAMGELAEALRRGGTPVSTHCADVADAQQVRAAVEAARAALGPVDCLVNNAGLTAVIAPLERMGDEDWARELAVNLTGPFHLIRAVLPDMVARRWGRIVNISSAAARGGLFRQAGYSASKSGLLGLTRNVTLEYAAQGITCNAILPGLIATPTVEKLPPPVFDYAMSTTPARRPGRTEEVAALVAFLCSDEAAYLNGAEIDIDGGSRLCPAVLGSTREVAERLALAQGQHRTA
- a CDS encoding FAS1-like dehydratase domain-containing protein → MSDIDLASLLTWIGRSERAEEVLSPVPAQCLAATLSLPEALHPRGHLPLPWHWLHFPDLTPTDRLGDDGAPREQALLPPVPLEQVMWAGASLESRRPLRTGVATQRESTLADLSVKQGRRGTMVFVTTEHRYAQEGALALVERVNLVFLGAANGSTRETPAPAAARRREWLVNEVVLFRYSALTFNPHRIHYDLPYATQAGGYPGLVVHGPLQATLLAETFRAWHPDRTVRRAEFRARAPLFLGTPVVVEAEPLQGDTCRLWTRSSGGGVAMECAITSDPAAEARA
- a CDS encoding phosphotransferase family protein, producing MTDLEQIAQGLLAAVRRGLPDAREIAGLRALPGGASQETWAFDAVTGEARVPLILRRSPPGSRLPAEAIGLENEAALLQEVRAHDVPVPYVLSVLREDDGIGRGYVMERVAGEANSRRILRDERYAQAREQLAFQCGQALARFHRVALDRLPALRRGQAREEVAYYRRRHATVGTPRPVFELAFQWLERHLPETPVADALVHGDFRNGNILVDEQGLRAILDWEIAHFGDPMEDLGWMCVNSWRYGRELPVGGFGTREQLFAGYEAAGGTVDPQRVRFWEVFGTLKWGVICEGMAESYQSGDVRTVERAAVGRRASEAEIDLLVLLQEDCRHA
- a CDS encoding DUF6285 domain-containing protein, with amino-acid sequence MREQPRAAELIQAVADFLRDDALPRLDGLTAFHMRVAVSVLEIVRRELELGPAADAREQARLAALLGHDGDLERLNEELCARIADGTYTPQHEALMQHLTATVLDKLAVDQPGYATFRRLQGGTSPPG
- a CDS encoding AMP-binding protein is translated as MTVGQLLDEAVERGPQREALVYCAYEDRGLSVRWTYEEFRARSLQVARALIAAGIGHGERVAVWATNVPEWLLLEFGAAYCGVVLVPINPLLRTHEVAYVLRTAGASACFLQPENRGSSLWDMLDEAARDIPTLRLRVAIGQAPDDKGLGWDDWLARGAGVDDATLQARREAVTPDDTVQIQFTSGTTGFPKGAVLRHRGVVNDGRLFARRAALREGSRYVNPMPLFHCGGCVIATLGAVATCSTHYPIVTFEADRVARTIAGERANGFSGVPTMLIAVEEAADREGLDLSSLECIATGGSTVPPELLKHWNRRYGARFTITYGLTEASPIITQSSPNDPDDLQMGSCGQPLPAVEVDVVGPDGKPVPIGEEGEVRTRGWLTMKGYFGNDQATRETLSDDGWLRTGDLGRMDANGYLWISGRAKDMIIRGGENIYPREIEEVLMTLDEVVDASVIGVPDPRYGEEVCAYVRLKPGATLDAESLRERLKDRMARYKIPKYVRVVPQFPLTPSGKVQKFRLREMYAREDQAERTA